The following proteins come from a genomic window of Trichoplusia ni isolate ovarian cell line Hi5 chromosome 16, tn1, whole genome shotgun sequence:
- the LOC113501732 gene encoding protein rolling stone-like isoform X2 — MMQWSWRQAFYCMTGILGNVENQSSEPFTRSCFGRISPLYWRVPILVWALFVMFWSIAYFWGPTDMFFLYMTHWGLAFIVLESIFGIFVAIGRRGLTDATFGLPWYVKTYWILYNITIPVAFLITVFYWGILRTSVNTVNFAPNPVLDVMLHGVNSGVMLVELLCSAHPSRLLHIMQPLYFAGAYMLFSVIYYFAGGLDPWGNPFIYPVVDWSKPEQTMVVITLTALFLALMHLLVVGIAAARDAIAKRREDVPTGVYNDAFAP; from the exons ATGATGCAGTGGTCCTGGAGGCAAGCTTTCTACTGCATGACGGGGATCCTGGGGAATGTGGAGAACCAGTCGAGCGAGCCCTTTACGAGGTCATGCTTCGGGAGGATCTCCCCGCTGTACTGGAGGGTGCCCATCCTCGTGTGGGCACTCTTCGTCATGTTCTGGTCCATCGCGTACTTCTGGGGCCCGACAGACATGTTCTTCCTATACATGACACACTGGGGCCTAGCCTTCATAGTGCTGGAGTCCATCTTCGGGATATTTGTCGCCATCGGACGTAGAGGACTCACAG ACGCAACATTCGGTCTTCCCTGGTACGTGAAGACCTACTGGATCCTGTACAATATCACCATTCCTGTGGCTTTCCTGATCACAGTCTTCTACTGGGGCATCCTCAGAACTT CGGTGAATACAGTGAACTTCGCCCCGAACCCTGTGCTGGACGTGATGCTGCACGGTGTCAACTCGGGCGTGATGCTGGTGGAGCTACTGTGCTCAGCGCACCCCAGCCGGCTGCTGCACATCATGCAGCCGCTGTATTTCGCCGGGGCCTACATGCTCTTCAGCGTCATCTACTACTTCGCTGGCGGACTGGACCC ATGGGGTAACCCGTTCATCTACCCCGTGGTGGATTGGTCGAAGCCTGAGCAGACGATGGTGGTGATCACGCTGACGGCGCTGTTCCTGGCTCTGATGCACTTGCTAGTGGTCGGCATCGCCGCCGCCCGCGATGCCATCGCGAAAAGAAGGGAGGATGTTCCCACTGGAGTCTACAACGACGCATTCGCTCCTTAA
- the LOC113501876 gene encoding protein rolling stone-like isoform X1 — protein MARFQKYLKNEFQTQNFVLGHDNVTDFYVTCWQSNSSARWRSSSSLPLMCIRTLIFTGCLSTWIASMVITVPSTSAGSWFIFMTHWGVMLNTFTSGFAVLVSVMVILNGPTDSNFGLPWYVKVYWALINISLTIAIFITLFYWILLAGFTDEYDYGMDPVLDVFVHAINSVFMVVLLIFSRHPMRMLHFYFPLIVGIIYLLFTVIFHFAGGISPFGESWIYPMLDWAQPGQTLLLMFGSAIMFIVLHALVVGISVLRDAVTKRWTDSTVLNISDDRYN, from the exons ATGGCccgttttcaaaaatatttaaagaacgAATTCCAAACACAGAATTTTGTGTTAGGCCACGACAATGTTACAGATTTCTATGTAACATGCTGGCAAAGTAACTCCAGCGCTAGGTGGCGAAGTTCCTCCAGCCTGCCTCTCATGTGTATAAGGACTCTTATTTTCACCGGCTGCCTTAGCACTTGGATAGCTTCTATGGTCATAACCGTGCCCTCAACTTCGGCCGGCAGCTGGTTCATTTTCATGACACATTGGGGAGTTATGCTTAACACGTTTACCTCCGGATTTGCGGTGTTGGTTTCAGTCATGGTGATCCTCAATGGCCCGACCG ATTCGAACTTTGGTCTGCCTTGGTATGTGAAGGTATACTGGGCACTGATCAATATAAGTTTAACAATAGCGATCTTCATAACACTGTTCTACTGGATCCTGCTCGCTGGCTTCA CTGACGAATACGACTATGGCATGGATCCTGTTTTGGACGTATTCGTCCACGCAATCAACTCCGTCTTCATGGTGGTACTTCTGATCTTCTCCCGCCACCCCATGCGCATGTTGCACTTCTACTTCCCCCTTATAGTGGGCATCATCTACTTGCTGTTCACCGTCATCTTCCACTTCGCGGGAGGAATAAGTCC TTTCGGCGAGTCCTGGATCTACCCCATGCTTGACTGGGCGCAGCCCGGGCAGACCTTGCTGCTGATGTTCGGCTCCGCCATCATGTTCATCGTGCTGCACGCGCTCGTCGTCGGCATCTCTGTCCTCAGAGACGCTGTCACCAAACGGTGGACGGACTCTACAGTCCTCAATATATCTGACGACCGTTACAATTAG
- the LOC113501732 gene encoding protein rolling stone-like isoform X1, with protein sequence MSCVKYVRSQCQWRMCHLEHPSPSNFYVSCWQSNRSAAPLLLFRTFLFLFSTCVLLTSMAAVPLTLNKNFGYWFIYLSHWGFLLIVLTAAFSTSVSAYVYFKKPIDATFGLPWYVKTYWILYNITIPVAFLITVFYWGILRTSVNTVNFAPNPVLDVMLHGVNSGVMLVELLCSAHPSRLLHIMQPLYFAGAYMLFSVIYYFAGGLDPWGNPFIYPVVDWSKPEQTMVVITLTALFLALMHLLVVGIAAARDAIAKRREDVPTGVYNDAFAP encoded by the exons ATGTCGTGCGTGAAGTATGTGCGGAGTCAGTGTCAGTGGCGCATGTGTCACCTGGAGCACCCGTCGCCGAGCAACTTCTACGTGAGCTGTTGGCAAAGCAACCGGTCGGCGGCGCCGCTGCTGCTGTTCCGGACTTTCCTCTTCCTATTCTCGACGTGTGTGCTGCTCACGTCTATGGCCGCGGTGCCCTTGACATTGAACAAAAACTTCGGCTATTGGTTTATTTACCTGTCCCACTGGGGCTTCCTACTCATTGTTCTTACTGCGGCCTTCTCGACTTCTGTGTCTgcatatgtttattttaaaaaaccaaTCG ACGCAACATTCGGTCTTCCCTGGTACGTGAAGACCTACTGGATCCTGTACAATATCACCATTCCTGTGGCTTTCCTGATCACAGTCTTCTACTGGGGCATCCTCAGAACTT CGGTGAATACAGTGAACTTCGCCCCGAACCCTGTGCTGGACGTGATGCTGCACGGTGTCAACTCGGGCGTGATGCTGGTGGAGCTACTGTGCTCAGCGCACCCCAGCCGGCTGCTGCACATCATGCAGCCGCTGTATTTCGCCGGGGCCTACATGCTCTTCAGCGTCATCTACTACTTCGCTGGCGGACTGGACCC ATGGGGTAACCCGTTCATCTACCCCGTGGTGGATTGGTCGAAGCCTGAGCAGACGATGGTGGTGATCACGCTGACGGCGCTGTTCCTGGCTCTGATGCACTTGCTAGTGGTCGGCATCGCCGCCGCCCGCGATGCCATCGCGAAAAGAAGGGAGGATGTTCCCACTGGAGTCTACAACGACGCATTCGCTCCTTAA
- the LOC113501876 gene encoding protein rolling stone-like isoform X2, with the protein MGRFQKYFKKEFQTQNFLLEHDAMVDFYITPWQRNRSSLILLFIRILILIGCIGTWAASMVIMVPEITTPLWFIFMTHWGVMFNTLCSGFAVLISVMVIVKGPTDSNFGLPWYVKVYWALINISLTIAIFITLFYWILLAGFTDEYDYGMDPVLDVFVHAINSVFMVVLLIFSRHPMRMLHFYFPLIVGIIYLLFTVIFHFAGGISPFGESWIYPMLDWAQPGQTLLLMFGSAIMFIVLHALVVGISVLRDAVTKRWTDSTVLNISDDRYN; encoded by the exons ATGGGtcgttttcaaaaatacttcaaaaaagaGTTCCAAACGCAAAACTTTTTGTTAGAACATGACGCTATGGTGGACTTCTATATAACGCCTTGGCAACGCAATCGCTCCAGTCTGATTCTCTTGTTCATAAGGATTCTTATTCTCATCGGCTGTATCGGTACTTGGGCAGCTTCTATGGTCATCATGGTTCCAGAAATTACGACTCCTCTGTGGTTTATCTTTATGACACATTGGGGAGTTATGTTCAATACCTTGTGCTCGGGATTTGCGGTGTTGATATCGGTTATGGTGATTGTCAAAGGCCCGACAG ATTCGAACTTTGGTCTGCCTTGGTATGTGAAGGTATACTGGGCACTGATCAATATAAGTTTAACAATAGCGATCTTCATAACACTGTTCTACTGGATCCTGCTCGCTGGCTTCA CTGACGAATACGACTATGGCATGGATCCTGTTTTGGACGTATTCGTCCACGCAATCAACTCCGTCTTCATGGTGGTACTTCTGATCTTCTCCCGCCACCCCATGCGCATGTTGCACTTCTACTTCCCCCTTATAGTGGGCATCATCTACTTGCTGTTCACCGTCATCTTCCACTTCGCGGGAGGAATAAGTCC TTTCGGCGAGTCCTGGATCTACCCCATGCTTGACTGGGCGCAGCCCGGGCAGACCTTGCTGCTGATGTTCGGCTCCGCCATCATGTTCATCGTGCTGCACGCGCTCGTCGTCGGCATCTCTGTCCTCAGAGACGCTGTCACCAAACGGTGGACGGACTCTACAGTCCTCAATATATCTGACGACCGTTACAATTAG
- the LOC113501877 gene encoding protein rolling stone-like, with the protein MSAIKSYFKQEVKSSMLSLEHPKPADFYLSGWQTTRSVVPLLIWRALLFLTAFAIVLSSVIIYILNGKFAYWFIYLTHWGLLSILLTTGFATGISVRCYFYGPISTEFTLPWYLKTYWILFNTAVPIALLITIFYWSLLYNAGIEEELNHGLDVAVHGLNSLVMLLLLVSCAQPSRLLHIYQPVVFGTTYMLFSVIYHFAGGTDQKGNAYIYPVVNWSEPGTTILVVFVTGLLLVCLHLVTLALAAARDVTTKRLIRRPVAGTQEEGHPLRQHRTNA; encoded by the exons ATGAGTGCTATCaagtcttattttaaacaagaagTGAAGTCTAGCATGCTCAGTTTAGAGCATCCTAAACCGGCAGACTTTTATCTCAGTGGCTGGCAAACAACGCGGTCGGTCGTACCGCTTTTGATTTGGCGGGCACTCCTCTTCCTGACTGCATTCGCTATAGTGCTATCTTCagttataatttacatattgaATGGGAAGTTCGCCTACTGGTTTATTTATCTAACCCACTGGGGCTTATTGAGCATTCTCCTCACCACTGGATTCGCGACGGGAATATCAGTGCGCTGCTATTTTTACGGACCAATAA gCACCGAGTTTACACTACCATGGTACCTGAAGACATACTGGATACTCTTCAATACCGCCGTGCCTATTGCATTGCTAATCACGATATTCTACTGGAGTCTGCTATACAACG CTGGTATCGAGGAAGAGCTCAATCACGGTCTGGACGTGGCCGTGCACGGGCTCAACTCGCTGGTGATGTTGTTACTGCTCGTCAGTTGCGCCCAGCCCAGCCGCCTGCTGCACATCTACCAGCCCGTTGTTTTCGGCACCACCTACATGCTGTTTTCCGTCATCTACCACTTCGCTGGGGGCACAGACCA AAAAGGTAACGCGTACATTTACCCTGTGGTGAACTGGTCGGAACCAGGAACGACAATACTGGTGGTATTCGTGACTGGTCTGTTACTAGTATGCCTGCACCTCGTCACCCTGGCTTTAGCAGCagctcgtgacgtcacaactAAGCGGTTGATCCGCCGCCCCGTCGCCGGGACACAAGAAGAAGGGCACCCATTGCGACAGCATCGCACTAATGCGTAA